A stretch of Equus przewalskii isolate Varuska chromosome 11, EquPr2, whole genome shotgun sequence DNA encodes these proteins:
- the MAJIN gene encoding membrane-anchored junction protein isoform X1, which produces MSLKPFTYPFPETRFLHAGPNVYKFKIRYGNSIRGEEIQDKEVIVQELEDSIRVVLGNLDNLQPFATEHFVVFPYKSRWERVAHLKFKHGEIVLVPYPFVFTLYVEMKWIHEDLSPGKPVNDCPLGLVLPKRTAAGAMLRKRKRGQVPSSPGRPGLDRAKMGTSSQDSSKKKPPMETRRNRERKTQQEWQETPAFDITNVQDQDSKRGDSVAGQIVPPVPQNNPPPPEGPTELGTSGFFGFLSSLFPFRYFFRKSSQ; this is translated from the exons ATGAGTTTAAAACCCTTCACCTACCCGTTTCCAGAGACGAGGTTTCTTCATGCAGGACCCAATGTGTATAAATTCAAAATCAGATATGGCAACAGCATAAG AGGGGAAGAGATACAAGATAAGGAAGTCATCGTCCAGGAGCTGGAG gatTCTATTCGTGTGGTCTTAGGAAACTTGGACAATTTGCAGCCATTTGCTACAGAACACTTCGTTGTATTTCCTT ATAAAAGCAGATGGGAGAGAGTGGCCCACCTGAAATTCAAACATGGGGAAATCGTCTTGGTCCCCTATCCATTTGTTTTCACTCTGTATGTGGAGATGAAATGGATTCATGAAGACTTGTCGCCTG GGAAACCAGTAAACGACTGTCCTCTTGGGTTG GTCCTTCCTAAGAGGACAGCAGCAGGAGCCATGCTGAGGAAACGAAAACGCGGGCAAGTGCCCAGCTCCCCCGGCAGGCCAGGACTGGACAG GGCCAAGATGGGGACTTCCAGCCAAGACTCCAGCAAAAAGAAGCCCCCTATGGAAACCAGAAGG aacagggaaagaaaaacccaGCAGGAATGGCAGGAGACTCCAGCGTTTGATATCACCAATGTCCAGGACCAGG ATTCTAAGCGTGGAGATAGCGTAGCAGGGCAGATTGTCCCACCAGTGCCGCAGAACAATCCACCTCCACCTGAAGGACCCACAGAGCTGGGAACCAGTGGCTTCTTTGGGTTTCTAAG CTCGCTCTTCCCGTTTCGGTACTTCTTCAGGAAGAGCAGCCAGTGA
- the MAJIN gene encoding membrane-anchored junction protein isoform X6, whose translation MKWIHEDLSPGKPVNDCPLGLVLPKRTAAGAMLRKRKRGQVPSSPGRPGLDRAKMGTSSQDSSKKKPPMETRRNRERKTQQEWQETPAFDITNVQDQDSKRGDSVAGQIVPPVPQNNPPPPEGPTELGTSGFFGFLSSLFPFRYFFRKSSQ comes from the exons ATGAAATGGATTCATGAAGACTTGTCGCCTG GGAAACCAGTAAACGACTGTCCTCTTGGGTTG GTCCTTCCTAAGAGGACAGCAGCAGGAGCCATGCTGAGGAAACGAAAACGCGGGCAAGTGCCCAGCTCCCCCGGCAGGCCAGGACTGGACAG GGCCAAGATGGGGACTTCCAGCCAAGACTCCAGCAAAAAGAAGCCCCCTATGGAAACCAGAAGG aacagggaaagaaaaacccaGCAGGAATGGCAGGAGACTCCAGCGTTTGATATCACCAATGTCCAGGACCAGG ATTCTAAGCGTGGAGATAGCGTAGCAGGGCAGATTGTCCCACCAGTGCCGCAGAACAATCCACCTCCACCTGAAGGACCCACAGAGCTGGGAACCAGTGGCTTCTTTGGGTTTCTAAG CTCGCTCTTCCCGTTTCGGTACTTCTTCAGGAAGAGCAGCCAGTGA
- the MAJIN gene encoding membrane-anchored junction protein isoform X3, producing MSLKPFTYPFPETRFLHAGPNVYKFKIRYGNSIRGEEIQDKEVIVQELEHLFPDKSRWERVAHLKFKHGEIVLVPYPFVFTLYVEMKWIHEDLSPGKPVNDCPLGLVLPKRTAAGAMLRKRKRGQVPSSPGRPGLDRAKMGTSSQDSSKKKPPMETRRNRERKTQQEWQETPAFDITNVQDQDSKRGDSVAGQIVPPVPQNNPPPPEGPTELGTSGFFGFLSSLFPFRYFFRKSSQ from the exons ATGAGTTTAAAACCCTTCACCTACCCGTTTCCAGAGACGAGGTTTCTTCATGCAGGACCCAATGTGTATAAATTCAAAATCAGATATGGCAACAGCATAAG AGGGGAAGAGATACAAGATAAGGAAGTCATCGTCCAGGAGCTGGAG CACCTTTTCCCAGATAAAAGCAGATGGGAGAGAGTGGCCCACCTGAAATTCAAACATGGGGAAATCGTCTTGGTCCCCTATCCATTTGTTTTCACTCTGTATGTGGAGATGAAATGGATTCATGAAGACTTGTCGCCTG GGAAACCAGTAAACGACTGTCCTCTTGGGTTG GTCCTTCCTAAGAGGACAGCAGCAGGAGCCATGCTGAGGAAACGAAAACGCGGGCAAGTGCCCAGCTCCCCCGGCAGGCCAGGACTGGACAG GGCCAAGATGGGGACTTCCAGCCAAGACTCCAGCAAAAAGAAGCCCCCTATGGAAACCAGAAGG aacagggaaagaaaaacccaGCAGGAATGGCAGGAGACTCCAGCGTTTGATATCACCAATGTCCAGGACCAGG ATTCTAAGCGTGGAGATAGCGTAGCAGGGCAGATTGTCCCACCAGTGCCGCAGAACAATCCACCTCCACCTGAAGGACCCACAGAGCTGGGAACCAGTGGCTTCTTTGGGTTTCTAAG CTCGCTCTTCCCGTTTCGGTACTTCTTCAGGAAGAGCAGCCAGTGA
- the MAJIN gene encoding membrane-anchored junction protein isoform X2 — MSLKPFTYPFPETRFLHAGPNVYKFKIRYGNSIRGEEIQDKEVIVQELEDSIRVVLGNLDNLQPFATEHFVVFPYKSRWERVAHLKFKHGEIVLVPYPFVFTLYVEMKWIHEDLSPGKPVNDCPLGLVLPKRTAAGAMLRKRKRGQVPSSPGRPGLDRAKMGTSSQDSSKKKPPMETRRLLPILLFLLRKTGPELTSVPIFLYFICGTPATAWLAKRCHVRTQDPNQRTPGRRRRTCELNHCATGPALEFSL, encoded by the exons ATGAGTTTAAAACCCTTCACCTACCCGTTTCCAGAGACGAGGTTTCTTCATGCAGGACCCAATGTGTATAAATTCAAAATCAGATATGGCAACAGCATAAG AGGGGAAGAGATACAAGATAAGGAAGTCATCGTCCAGGAGCTGGAG gatTCTATTCGTGTGGTCTTAGGAAACTTGGACAATTTGCAGCCATTTGCTACAGAACACTTCGTTGTATTTCCTT ATAAAAGCAGATGGGAGAGAGTGGCCCACCTGAAATTCAAACATGGGGAAATCGTCTTGGTCCCCTATCCATTTGTTTTCACTCTGTATGTGGAGATGAAATGGATTCATGAAGACTTGTCGCCTG GGAAACCAGTAAACGACTGTCCTCTTGGGTTG GTCCTTCCTAAGAGGACAGCAGCAGGAGCCATGCTGAGGAAACGAAAACGCGGGCAAGTGCCCAGCTCCCCCGGCAGGCCAGGACTGGACAG GGCCAAGATGGGGACTTCCAGCCAAGACTCCAGCAAAAAGAAGCCCCCTATGGAAACCAGAAGG ctgctgccaatcctcctctttttgctgaggaagactggccctgagctcacatccgtgcccatcttcctctactttatatgtgggacgcctgccacagcatggcttgccaagcggtgccacgtccgcacccaggatccgaaccagcgaaccccgggccgccgaaggcgaacgtgtgaacttaaccactgcgccactgggccggccctagaattttctctttag
- the MAJIN gene encoding membrane-anchored junction protein isoform X4, whose protein sequence is MSLKPFTYPFPETRFLHAGPNVYKFKIRYGNSIRGEEIQDKEVIVQELEHLFPDKSRWERVAHLKFKHGEIVLVPYPFVFTLYVEMKWIHEDLSPGKPVNDCPLGLVLPKRTAAGAMLRKRKRGQVPSSPGRPGLDRAKMGTSSQDSSKKKPPMETRRLLPILLFLLRKTGPELTSVPIFLYFICGTPATAWLAKRCHVRTQDPNQRTPGRRRRTCELNHCATGPALEFSL, encoded by the exons ATGAGTTTAAAACCCTTCACCTACCCGTTTCCAGAGACGAGGTTTCTTCATGCAGGACCCAATGTGTATAAATTCAAAATCAGATATGGCAACAGCATAAG AGGGGAAGAGATACAAGATAAGGAAGTCATCGTCCAGGAGCTGGAG CACCTTTTCCCAGATAAAAGCAGATGGGAGAGAGTGGCCCACCTGAAATTCAAACATGGGGAAATCGTCTTGGTCCCCTATCCATTTGTTTTCACTCTGTATGTGGAGATGAAATGGATTCATGAAGACTTGTCGCCTG GGAAACCAGTAAACGACTGTCCTCTTGGGTTG GTCCTTCCTAAGAGGACAGCAGCAGGAGCCATGCTGAGGAAACGAAAACGCGGGCAAGTGCCCAGCTCCCCCGGCAGGCCAGGACTGGACAG GGCCAAGATGGGGACTTCCAGCCAAGACTCCAGCAAAAAGAAGCCCCCTATGGAAACCAGAAGG ctgctgccaatcctcctctttttgctgaggaagactggccctgagctcacatccgtgcccatcttcctctactttatatgtgggacgcctgccacagcatggcttgccaagcggtgccacgtccgcacccaggatccgaaccagcgaaccccgggccgccgaaggcgaacgtgtgaacttaaccactgcgccactgggccggccctagaattttctctttag
- the MAJIN gene encoding membrane-anchored junction protein isoform X5 has product MSLKPFTYPFPETRFLHAGPNVYKFKIRYGNSIRGEEIQDKEVIVQELEDSIRVVLGNLDNLQPFATEHFVVFPYKSRWERVAHLKFKHGEIVLVPYPFVFTLYVEMKWIHEDLSPGKPVNDCPLGLVLPKRTAAGAMLRKRKRGQVPSSPGRPGLDRAKMGTSSQDSSKKKPPMETRRLTAAANPPLFAEEDWP; this is encoded by the exons ATGAGTTTAAAACCCTTCACCTACCCGTTTCCAGAGACGAGGTTTCTTCATGCAGGACCCAATGTGTATAAATTCAAAATCAGATATGGCAACAGCATAAG AGGGGAAGAGATACAAGATAAGGAAGTCATCGTCCAGGAGCTGGAG gatTCTATTCGTGTGGTCTTAGGAAACTTGGACAATTTGCAGCCATTTGCTACAGAACACTTCGTTGTATTTCCTT ATAAAAGCAGATGGGAGAGAGTGGCCCACCTGAAATTCAAACATGGGGAAATCGTCTTGGTCCCCTATCCATTTGTTTTCACTCTGTATGTGGAGATGAAATGGATTCATGAAGACTTGTCGCCTG GGAAACCAGTAAACGACTGTCCTCTTGGGTTG GTCCTTCCTAAGAGGACAGCAGCAGGAGCCATGCTGAGGAAACGAAAACGCGGGCAAGTGCCCAGCTCCCCCGGCAGGCCAGGACTGGACAG GGCCAAGATGGGGACTTCCAGCCAAGACTCCAGCAAAAAGAAGCCCCCTATGGAAACCAGAAGG ctaacagctgctgccaatcctcctctttttgctgaggaagactggccctga